One region of Danio aesculapii chromosome 7, fDanAes4.1, whole genome shotgun sequence genomic DNA includes:
- the LOC130231577 gene encoding histone H2A: MSGRGKTGGKARAKAKTRSSRAGLQFPVGRVHRLLRKGNYAERVGAGAPVYLAAVLEYLTAEILELAGNAARDNKKTRIIPRHLQLAVRNDEELNKLLGGVTIAQGGVLPNIQAVLLPKKTEKAAKK, from the coding sequence ATGAGCGGAAGAGGCAAAACCGGAGGAAAAGCCCGCGCTAAGGCCAAGACTCGCTCCTCTAGAGCGGGTCTGCAGTTCCCAGTCGGCCGTGTTCACAGACTTCTCCGAAAGGGTAACTATGCAGAGCGCGTCGGTGCTGGAGCTCCGGTGTACCTGGCCGCTGTGCTCGAGTATCTGACCGCTGAGATCCTGGAGTTGGCTGGAAACGCCGCTCGGGACAACAAGAAGACCCGCATCATCCCCCGACACCTTCAGCTGGCGGTGCGCAATGATGAGGAGCTGAACAAGCTTCTGGGCGGAGTGACCATCGCTCAGGGTGGTGTGCTGCCCAACATTCAGGCCGTGCTGCTGCCTAAGAAGACCGAGAAGGCCGCCAAGAAGTAA
- the LOC130231574 gene encoding histone H2A-like, translating to MSGRGKTGGKARAKAKTRSSRAGLQFPVGRVHRLLRKGNYAQRVGAGAPVYLAAVLEYLTAEILELAGNAARDNKKTRIIPRHLQLAVRNDEELNKLLGGVTIAQGGVLPNIQAVLLPKKTEKAAKGK from the coding sequence ATGAGTGGAAGAGGTAAAACCGGAGGAAAGGCCCGCGCTAAGGCCAAGACTCGCTCTTCTAGAGCAGGGCTTCAGTTTCCAGTCGGCCGTGTCCACAGGCTCCTTCGTAAAGGTAACTATGCTCAGCGCGTCGGTGCCGGAGCTCCAGTGTATCTGGCCGCTGTGCTCGAGTATCTGACCGCTGAGATCCTGGAGTTGGCTGGAAACGCCGCTCGGGACAACAAGAAGACCCGCATCATCCCCCGACACCTTCAGCTGGCGGTGCGCAATGATGAGGAGCTGAACAAGCTTCTGGGCGGAGTGACCATCGCTCAGGGTGGTGTGCTGCCCAACATTCAGGCCGTGCTGCTGCCAAAGAAGACCGAGAAGGCCGCCAAGGGCAAATAA
- the LOC130231582 gene encoding histone H2B 1/2-like yields MPEPAKPAPKKGSKKAVTKTAGKGGKKRKRTRKESYAIYVYKVLKQVHPDTGISSKAMGIMNSFVNDIFERIAGEASRLAHYNKRSTITSREIQTAVRLLLPGELAKHAVSEGTKAVTKYTSSK; encoded by the coding sequence ATGCCAGAACCAGCGAAACCCGCACCCAAGAAGGGCTCCAAGAAAGCGGTGACTAAAACCGCCGGTAAAGGAGGAAAGAAACGCAAGAGGACCAGGAAGGAGAGCTACGCTATCTACGTGTACAAAGTGCTCAAGCAAGTCCATCCCGACACTGGAATCTCCTCGAAGGCGATGGGTATCATGAACTCGTTCGTCAACGACATCTTCGAGCGCATCGCCGGTGAGGCGTCTCGTCTCGCTCACTACaacaagcgctccaccatcacaTCCAGAGAGATTCAGACCGCCGTGCGTCTGCTGCTGCCCGGGGAGCTGGCCAAACACGCCGTGTCTGAGGGCACAAAGGCCGTCACTAAGTACACCAGCTCAAAGTAA
- the LOC130231580 gene encoding histone H2B 1/2 has translation MPEPAKAAPKKGSKKAVTKTAGKGGKKRKRTRKESYAIYVYKVLKQVHPDTGISSKAMGIMNSFVNDIFERIAGEASRLAHYNKRSTITSREIQTAVRLLLPGELAKHAVSEGTKAVTKYTSSK, from the coding sequence ATGCCTGAACCAGCTAAGGCCGCACCTAAGAAGGGCTCCAAGAAGGCGGTGACTAAAACCGCCGGTAAAGGAGGAAAGAAGCGCAAGAGGACCAGGAAGGAGAGCTACGCCATATATGTGTACAAAGTGCTGAAGCAGGTTCATCCCGACACTGGAATCTCCTCTAAAGCGATGGGCATCATGAACTCGTTCGTCAACGACATCTTCGAGCGCATCGCCGGTGAGGCGTCTCGTCTCGCTCACTACaacaagcgctccaccatcacaTCCAGAGAGATCCAGACCGCCGTGCGTCTGCTGCTGCCCGGGGAGCTAGCCAAACACGCCGTGTCTGAGGGCACAAAGGCCGTCACCAAGTACACCAGCTCCAAGTAA